A genomic window from Sorex araneus isolate mSorAra2 chromosome 2, mSorAra2.pri, whole genome shotgun sequence includes:
- the MICOS13 gene encoding MICOS complex subunit MIC13, whose translation MVSRVWSVLRLVLKGSVAGGAIYLVYDQGLLSTGDKSQVALKKYEEVVTPALYKAGQYVSDQTGLKMPQLPALPKVNFRFRDSWDSGIVTVMKALSEAPSRACQYTQQGWDYVKERVK comes from the exons ATGGTGTCCCGAGTGTGGTCGGTGTTGAG GTTGGTGCTCAAGGGCAGCGTGGCCGGGGGCGCCATCTACCTGGTGTACGACCAGGGTCTGCTGAGCACCGGCGACAAGAGCCAGGTGGCCCTCAAGAAGTACGAAGAGGTGGTGACTCCCGCCTTGTACAAGGCCGGCCAGTACGTGAGCGATCAGACGGGCCTGAAGATGCCCCAG CTCCCCGCCCTCCCAAAGGTTAACTTTCGCTTCCGGGACTCGTGGGACTCAG GCATCGTGACAGTGATGAAGGCCCTGTCAGAAGCCCCCTCCAGGGCCTGCCAGTACACGCAACAGGGCTGGGACTACGTGAAGGAGCGCGTCAAATAG
- the RPL36 gene encoding 60S ribosomal protein L36 — MALRYPMAVGLNKGHKVTKNVSKPRHSRRRGRLTKHTKFVRDMIREVCGFAPYERRAMELLKVSKDKRALKFIKKRVGTHIRAKRKREELSNVLAAMRKAAAKKD, encoded by the exons ATGGCTTTGCGCTACCCCATGGCCGTGGGCCTCAACAAGGGCCATAAAGTGACCAAGAACGTGAGCAAGCCGAGGCACAGCCGCCGCCGCGGG cgcctCACCAAACACACCAAGTTCGTGCGGGACATGATCCGAGAGGTGTGCGGCTTCGCGCCCTACGAGCGGCGCGCCATGGAGCTGCTCAAGGTGTCCAAGGACAAGCGCGCCCTCAAGTTCATCAAGAAAAGG GTGGGCACCCACATCCGGgccaagaggaagagagaggagctGAGCAATGTGCTGGCTGCCATGCGCAAGGCGGCTGCCAAGAAGGACTGA